In Alteribacter lacisalsi, a genomic segment contains:
- the priA gene encoding primosomal protein N', whose product MIVSVIVDVESKQINRVFDYLVPEHFKQTVRPGMRIIVPFGPRKVQGFVIHTKHESDVDPGRLKPFDDIVDVKPALTSELLALAEWLTDHTLCLQVTALKSMLPAAMRAAYDKRISLADDASRTNLDSALLPFFKRTGDVMWDEVKKTEPGLLKIVQKEVKNGLLTIEPVVKSRETKKRVTVIEPLLPQDQLLEKADETDARAPKQALLLRYLSKITAPAALTRLLEETGISRATVKAAVKNGWADQRQVEEYRDPYEGREFKSTEPLPLMNQQKEALDSICRSLDENEHRTYLLHGITGSGKTEVYLQAIDRALKQGKEAIVLVPEISLTPQMVHRFKERFGSDVAVLHSALSKGEKYDEWRKIRDREVTVAVGARSAIFAPFENLGMIIIDEEHETSYKQEEEPRYHARDVAVERGRTYSCPVVLGSATPSLESFARAKKGVYTLLTMGSRVNNVKLPGVRIVDMREELRNGNRSMFSTDLLDAMNDRLEKKEQMVLFLNRRGYSTFIMCRDCGYVAECPHCDISLTYHRSNQTCQCHYCGYHVTRPNRCPDCESEHIRFFGSGTQRVEEELKKVLPEARVIRMDVDTTRRKGSHEKLLTAFEKGDGDILLGTQMIAKGLDFPNITLVGVLTADTMLHIPDFRSSEKTFQLLTQVSGRAGRHKKPGEVIVQSYTPDHFSIQLVKNHDYLSFFGREMVYRRQSDYPPYFFMALINISSEDLTKVVTVSGKIGEFLRKSLAETTVVHGPAASAVPRIKDRYRYQCMVKYKTEPKLAHTLKEILKTYQTEMTRSDLAITIDTNPYMLM is encoded by the coding sequence ATGATCGTAAGCGTCATAGTCGACGTCGAAAGTAAGCAGATTAACAGAGTCTTTGATTATCTGGTGCCGGAGCATTTTAAACAGACAGTCAGACCGGGAATGCGGATCATTGTTCCTTTCGGCCCGCGGAAGGTGCAGGGGTTTGTCATTCATACGAAACACGAGAGCGATGTCGATCCGGGCAGACTAAAGCCCTTTGACGATATCGTGGACGTTAAACCCGCTCTCACATCGGAACTTCTTGCACTGGCAGAGTGGCTCACAGACCACACTCTCTGTCTCCAGGTGACGGCACTGAAATCGATGCTTCCTGCCGCCATGAGGGCCGCCTACGATAAGCGAATCTCCCTTGCGGATGATGCTTCCCGCACGAATCTCGACAGTGCACTTCTCCCCTTTTTTAAACGGACCGGGGATGTGATGTGGGATGAGGTGAAAAAAACCGAACCCGGATTGCTTAAAATCGTCCAGAAGGAAGTGAAAAACGGGCTTCTCACAATTGAACCGGTGGTAAAATCACGTGAAACAAAGAAGCGTGTGACGGTGATCGAACCGCTTCTCCCACAAGATCAGCTTCTCGAAAAGGCGGATGAAACAGATGCCCGGGCGCCGAAGCAGGCGCTCCTGCTAAGGTATTTATCCAAAATCACCGCACCGGCCGCGCTTACACGGCTTCTTGAGGAAACCGGCATATCCAGAGCCACGGTGAAAGCAGCGGTTAAAAACGGCTGGGCGGACCAGAGGCAGGTTGAGGAGTATCGTGATCCGTATGAAGGAAGGGAATTTAAATCAACCGAACCTCTTCCACTGATGAACCAGCAGAAAGAGGCACTCGATTCAATCTGCCGGTCACTTGATGAAAACGAGCATCGCACCTATCTCCTGCACGGCATTACAGGGAGCGGAAAAACAGAAGTATACCTTCAGGCGATTGACCGCGCGCTCAAACAGGGGAAAGAAGCAATCGTCCTCGTGCCCGAAATCAGTCTTACCCCTCAGATGGTGCACCGGTTTAAGGAACGTTTTGGATCTGACGTTGCGGTTTTACACAGCGCTCTTTCCAAAGGGGAAAAGTATGATGAATGGCGTAAAATCCGTGACCGGGAAGTGACAGTAGCTGTCGGTGCCCGCTCAGCGATCTTTGCACCTTTTGAAAACCTCGGTATGATTATTATTGATGAGGAGCACGAGACGAGTTACAAACAGGAGGAAGAGCCCAGGTACCATGCCAGGGATGTAGCTGTGGAACGTGGGCGCACATACAGCTGCCCCGTCGTTCTCGGCAGTGCCACCCCGTCTCTCGAGAGCTTCGCAAGAGCCAAAAAAGGGGTTTACACCCTTTTGACAATGGGCAGCAGGGTGAATAATGTAAAGCTGCCCGGTGTAAGGATCGTCGATATGAGAGAGGAACTCAGGAACGGGAACCGGAGCATGTTTTCCACAGACCTGCTTGACGCCATGAACGACCGCCTTGAAAAAAAAGAGCAAATGGTTCTTTTTTTAAACAGGCGTGGGTATTCGACCTTTATTATGTGTCGAGACTGTGGCTACGTAGCAGAATGTCCACACTGTGATATTTCGCTTACCTATCACCGTTCAAACCAGACGTGCCAGTGTCATTACTGCGGCTATCATGTTACACGGCCGAATCGGTGCCCTGACTGCGAAAGTGAGCATATTCGTTTTTTCGGATCCGGTACACAGCGGGTCGAAGAAGAACTGAAAAAGGTGCTCCCGGAAGCAAGGGTCATTCGGATGGATGTGGACACGACCCGGCGGAAAGGAAGCCACGAAAAGCTGCTTACCGCGTTTGAAAAAGGGGATGGAGACATTCTTCTCGGTACACAGATGATTGCTAAAGGGCTGGATTTTCCAAACATTACGCTCGTCGGCGTCCTTACGGCTGACACGATGCTCCATATTCCGGACTTCAGATCGTCCGAGAAAACGTTTCAGCTACTCACGCAGGTGAGCGGCAGAGCAGGTCGCCATAAAAAACCCGGCGAAGTGATCGTCCAGAGCTATACGCCTGATCACTTCAGTATTCAGCTCGTGAAAAATCACGACTACCTTTCTTTTTTTGGGCGTGAAATGGTGTACCGCAGACAAAGTGACTATCCGCCTTACTTTTTTATGGCTCTGATTAATATCAGCTCCGAGGACCTTACCAAAGTCGTTACTGTGTCAGGTAAAATAGGGGAATTTCTTAGAAAAAGCCTTGCTGAAACAACGGTTGTTCACGGACCGGCAGCCTCGGCAGTTCCTCGGATAAAGGATAGATATCGTTACCAATGCATGGTAAAATACAAGACTGAACCGAAGCTTGCCCATACATTAAAGGAAATTTTAAAAACATATCAGACAGAAATGACTAGATCGGATCTTGCCATAACGATTGATACAAATCCATACATGCTCATGTAA
- the rsmB gene encoding 16S rRNA (cytosine(967)-C(5))-methyltransferase RsmB: MTKSNVREAALDVLLKVEKNQAYSHLLLNQTINTHNLAPRDTGLFTEIVYGTIQHQKTLDFYLSPFVKKPLGKLDDWVRLLLRLTVYQTVYLDRVPERAAFYEAVQIAKKRGHKGISGMVNGVLRSLQREGLPDPDSINDPIERMAVKYSHPEWLVSRWTEQFGEERAARICRANLEHPKQTARVNRTKVTVEEAVALLEEDGYEAEKSTIIPDGVIVKKGAIAKSRAFKEGYLSIQDESSMLAGYALGAEQGEAVMDSCAAPGGKTAHIAETMNNIGRLEALDIHQHKAALINEQKNRLDLDLINAKVLDARKAGEVFEEASFDRILVDAPCSGLGVIKRKPDLKWTKSAADTVRLGKIQLDILQAVWPLLRPGGTLVYSTCTVDRDENSTIAASFLEKTPDARPDEGMRDRLPEKLQQVCKSGAELELFPDDFGTDGFYIHAFTKMSSC; encoded by the coding sequence ATGACGAAAAGTAATGTCAGAGAAGCGGCTCTTGATGTTCTGCTGAAAGTGGAAAAAAATCAGGCATACAGCCATCTTTTATTGAATCAGACAATTAACACACACAACCTCGCCCCAAGAGATACAGGACTGTTCACCGAAATCGTTTACGGCACTATTCAGCACCAGAAAACGCTTGATTTCTATCTCAGTCCGTTTGTGAAAAAACCGCTCGGCAAGCTGGATGACTGGGTCCGTCTTCTGCTTAGACTGACTGTGTATCAGACCGTTTATCTTGATCGCGTTCCTGAGCGTGCCGCTTTTTATGAAGCTGTGCAGATTGCCAAGAAACGGGGCCATAAAGGGATTTCCGGTATGGTTAACGGCGTTCTCCGTTCCCTGCAGCGTGAAGGTCTTCCGGATCCTGACAGCATAAATGACCCAATTGAGAGAATGGCGGTTAAGTACAGTCACCCCGAATGGCTTGTTTCCCGCTGGACGGAGCAGTTCGGAGAAGAAAGAGCGGCCAGGATCTGCCGAGCAAATCTTGAACATCCGAAACAGACAGCAAGAGTGAACCGGACGAAAGTAACTGTGGAAGAAGCAGTCGCCCTACTGGAAGAAGATGGTTATGAGGCAGAGAAAAGCACCATCATACCGGATGGTGTGATCGTAAAAAAAGGAGCCATAGCCAAATCACGTGCCTTCAAAGAAGGTTACCTGTCGATTCAGGATGAAAGTTCCATGCTTGCAGGATACGCTCTCGGTGCAGAACAGGGAGAAGCAGTAATGGATTCCTGTGCCGCGCCAGGCGGTAAAACTGCTCACATTGCCGAAACGATGAATAACATCGGCAGGCTTGAAGCACTTGATATTCACCAGCATAAAGCTGCACTGATCAATGAACAGAAAAATCGGCTTGACCTGGACCTGATCAACGCCAAGGTGCTGGATGCCAGAAAAGCAGGGGAAGTATTTGAGGAGGCCTCCTTTGACCGGATACTGGTAGATGCCCCCTGCTCGGGGCTTGGTGTAATAAAAAGAAAACCGGATTTGAAATGGACAAAATCTGCAGCAGATACGGTCCGTCTAGGTAAGATTCAGCTCGATATTTTACAGGCCGTCTGGCCGCTGCTCCGTCCTGGCGGCACACTTGTGTACAGTACGTGCACCGTTGATCGTGATGAAAACAGCACAATTGCCGCCTCATTCCTTGAAAAAACTCCGGATGCCCGCCCGGACGAAGGCATGCGTGACCGGCTGCCCGAGAAACTTCAGCAAGTCTGCAAAAGCGGTGCGGAACTTGAACTGTTCCCGGATGACTTTGGGACAGATGGGTTTTATATTCATGCTTTCACCAAAATGAGCAGCTGCTAG
- a CDS encoding Stp1/IreP family PP2C-type Ser/Thr phosphatase, translating to MDAVLKTDVGQIRAHNEDDGAYAWNSDGQLFVIVADGMGGHQAGDVASRMTKESLIDKWKKAAVFRTPLEAEQWLEASVREVNGELYEHASGNPECQGMGTTVVAAMCTNQFVTTAHVGDSRIYLKENDDNGGFSQLTSDHSLVGELVRSGQITEDEAMHHPRRNVVLRALGTEVDVKIDTKTINWDPGSYLLLCTDGLTDKVPGDEIHLELNKEQDLAGIADSLIRLANDRGGEDNVTIAIVRLNGTEKGGGEQ from the coding sequence ATGGATGCTGTATTAAAAACAGATGTGGGACAGATCCGAGCCCACAATGAAGATGACGGGGCCTATGCCTGGAACAGCGACGGTCAGCTTTTCGTTATCGTGGCTGACGGAATGGGAGGCCATCAGGCAGGAGATGTTGCCAGCCGGATGACGAAAGAGTCACTGATTGACAAGTGGAAGAAAGCCGCAGTGTTCCGTACGCCCCTGGAAGCAGAGCAGTGGCTTGAAGCCAGTGTCCGTGAAGTGAACGGGGAGCTTTATGAGCATGCCTCAGGAAACCCGGAGTGCCAGGGGATGGGGACGACTGTAGTGGCAGCCATGTGTACGAATCAGTTTGTCACCACTGCGCACGTGGGAGATTCGAGGATTTATCTTAAAGAGAACGATGACAATGGGGGATTCAGTCAGCTCACATCCGACCATTCCCTTGTTGGGGAGCTTGTGCGCTCAGGGCAGATTACAGAAGACGAGGCCATGCATCATCCCCGCCGGAATGTCGTGTTAAGAGCGCTTGGCACTGAAGTTGATGTGAAGATAGATACAAAGACAATCAACTGGGATCCGGGATCTTATCTGCTCCTCTGTACGGATGGGCTTACAGACAAGGTGCCCGGTGATGAAATTCACCTCGAGCTTAATAAAGAACAGGATCTCGCCGGCATAGCTGATTCACTCATCCGACTAGCCAACGACCGCGGCGGAGAGGATAACGTGACTATTGCCATTGTCCGCCTGAACGGGACAGAAAAAGGCGGCGGTGAACAATGA
- the fmt gene encoding methionyl-tRNA formyltransferase produces the protein MKIVFMGTPDFAVPVLRMLIEENYDIQAVVTQPDRPKGRKRTLTPPPVKEEALKHSLPVLQPEKIRMDEEWQKVASLAPDLIVTAAFGQILPKGLLDVPPLGCVNVHASLLPKYRGGAPIHKAVIDGEKETGITIMYMVEALDAGDILSQSSIPISEDDSTGSLFERLSELGASLLKDTLPAIEQGTVTARPQDEKLVTYAPNITKEMERINWNKDAGAVFNLVRGLHPWPVAYTVVGGARLKVWWAEKADGDYDGEPGTIAAIDETGITVVAGDRKGVKLTDLQPAGKKRMDAATFFRGAGSKLEPGMKVGQTNDEK, from the coding sequence ATGAAAATTGTCTTTATGGGAACACCGGACTTTGCTGTACCGGTTCTTCGCATGCTTATCGAAGAGAATTATGATATCCAGGCGGTCGTCACACAGCCGGACCGCCCGAAAGGCCGCAAACGGACACTCACACCACCACCGGTAAAAGAGGAAGCGCTGAAGCACAGTCTGCCCGTTCTGCAGCCGGAAAAAATCAGAATGGATGAAGAATGGCAGAAAGTAGCCTCACTTGCCCCTGATCTGATTGTAACCGCAGCATTTGGCCAGATCCTACCGAAAGGCCTGCTTGATGTGCCTCCTCTCGGCTGCGTAAATGTTCATGCTTCCCTCCTGCCGAAGTACCGCGGCGGTGCACCAATACATAAAGCGGTTATCGACGGTGAAAAAGAAACGGGAATCACGATTATGTACATGGTCGAAGCTCTTGATGCCGGTGATATCCTGTCCCAGTCTTCCATCCCGATCAGTGAGGATGATTCCACAGGCAGTCTGTTTGAACGTCTGTCGGAGCTTGGTGCCTCGCTTCTGAAGGATACACTTCCTGCTATTGAACAGGGAACGGTAACAGCCCGGCCGCAGGATGAGAAACTTGTGACCTATGCACCGAATATTACAAAGGAAATGGAACGGATTAACTGGAACAAGGACGCCGGAGCTGTGTTCAACCTCGTGCGGGGTCTGCACCCATGGCCGGTAGCCTATACGGTGGTGGGCGGTGCCCGCCTGAAAGTTTGGTGGGCAGAAAAAGCAGACGGGGATTACGACGGGGAACCTGGCACAATTGCCGCCATTGATGAAACCGGCATTACCGTGGTGGCCGGTGACCGTAAAGGGGTTAAACTTACAGATCTTCAGCCGGCAGGAAAGAAAAGAATGGACGCGGCCACATTTTTCCGCGGGGCCGGAAGTAAGCTTGAACCCGGTATGAAAGTAGGGCAGACCAATGACGAAAAGTAA